One stretch of Arachis duranensis cultivar V14167 chromosome 1, aradu.V14167.gnm2.J7QH, whole genome shotgun sequence DNA includes these proteins:
- the LOC107491466 gene encoding FKBP12-interacting protein of 37 kDa: protein MFGVEILDELRYHPHLLTKNSDRRHLGTNEVGRCHHKGSGPHVQAQINVSVRTWKYSLFLFKFYLFFPHSIYESWPSLQFSQTQQDFDFEGGFSGTRSGEKRPSPDYDDEYYDNDPFAPKKAKSKAEEAASGVTTGMILSLRESLQNCKDTLLTCQNELEAAKSEIHKWRTAFQNEPFIPSGTTPAPKLAINYLQALKSSEESLKEQLEKAKKKEGAFFVTFAKREQEIAELKSALRDLKAQLKPATIQARRLLLDPAVHEEFTRLKNLVEEKDKKMKELQDNIAAINFTPQSKMGKMLMAKCKTLQEENEEIGNQTTIFFIQELAMKLSLQKYQNAELRSQFEGLQTHMDGLTNDVERSNEMVLMLQEKLEDKDQEIQRLKDELQEKGFMDEGTTEAASKERRH, encoded by the exons ATGTTTGGGGTTGAAATTTTAGATGAGCTAAG gtaccacccccacctcCTCACGAAGAATTCAGACAGGCGGCACCTCGGCACCAACGAGGTCGGACGCTGCCACCACAAGGGATCTGGACCTCACGTTCAGGCCCAAATCAACGTTTCAG TTAGAACTTGGAAGTACTCCctctttcttttcaaattttatttattcttccCCCACTCTATCTATGAGTCTTGGCCCTCACTTCAATTTTCTCAAACGCAGCAAGACTTCGATTTTGAAGGCGGATTTTCCGGAACGCGTTCTGGGGAGAAGAGGCCCTCTCCTGATTATGACGACGAATATTACGATAATGACCCTTTCGCACCCAAGAAG GCAAAATCAAAGGCTGAAGAAGCTGCTTCTGGTGTAACCACTGGAATGATATTGTCTCTTCGTGAGAG TCTTCAAAACTGTAAGGATACCCTACTCACATGCCAA AATGAACTTGAGGCTGCAAAATCTGAAATTCATAAGTGGCGCACAGCTTTTCAGAATGAACCCTTCATTCCTTCTGGGACCACTCCAG CACCCAAATTGGCGATTAACTATCTTCAAGCCCTGAAATCTTCTGAAGAGTCTTTAAAAGAGCAG cttgaaaaagcaaaaaaaaaggaaggtgCATTCTTTGTTACTTTTGCAAAACGAGAACAAGAAATAGCAGAGTTGAAG TCTGCTTTGCGGGATCTGAAAGCTCAACTCAAGCCAGCAACGATACAG GCAAGGAGGCTGTTACTAGATCCAGCTGTCCATGAAGAGTTTACTCGTTTGAAG AATTTAGTCGAGGAGAAggataaaaaaatgaaagagtTGCAAGATAACATTGCCGCAATCAATTTCACTCCCCAGAGCAAGATGGGAAAGATGCTTATGGCTAAATGCAAGACTTTGCAGGAGGAAAATGAGGAGATTGGGAACCAAACcaccatttttttt ATACAAGAGTTAGCAATGAAACTATCATTGCAGAAATACCAGAATGCCGAACTGAGAAGTCAATTTGAAG GACTGCAGACACATATGGACGGACTGACAAACGACGTTGAAAGATCCAATGAAATG GTTTTGATGTTGCAAGAGAAATTAGAAGACAAGGATCAAGAGATCCAACGGCTGAAAGATGAATTGCAAGAGAAAGGCTTCATGGATGAAGGGACAACAGAAGCCGCATCTAAAGAGAGACGACATTAA